The following DNA comes from Bacillota bacterium.
GGCCCGGCGGAAGAATTCAGCCGCAACTTTTGCCGTCTGCTCCATCGCCTCCGGTAGTAAATGGGACCTGTGCCCGCTCCCTCGGCCCAACCGGGTGGTGGCTAGGTCTTGATGAATGGGTCTTAGAACGGAGCCGGATTTTTCTACTACCAACAGGCGCGTGGAATTGGTGCCCAGGTCAATAGCTGCCAGGCGCATGAAGCCACACCCCCAAACAAGAAAGGCACCTTTTCAGGTGCCCTGTTGTGCTTACCAGGCTCTAACATTGTCAACATTTCGCCGCGGGCTTCCTCGACCGCCGCGTTTTTCGTCTGTACTCCGTTTCAAATCTGACTGGCGTTCATCGCTTTCTTTCAAAAACCGAGCCAGTTTGTCTTCGAAACTCATACTAGTCTCACGCCGATCCCGTCTGCCCCGTCGCCGCGGACCGTCATTCTTCACCTGACGAATAGAAAGACCAATTTTGCCATTTTTATCAAGGCTGATTATTTTGACCCTGGTTTTATCATTTTCCTTCAGGTAATCTTTGATGTCTTTAACATAGGCATCGGCTACCTCCGATATGTGCACCAGCCCCGTTTGTCCACCTGGCAACGTAACGAAGGCCCCAAAATTAGTTATCCCGGTCACAACGCCTTCGACAATGTTGCCTACTTCCAAAGCCATGCGCAGCCAGT
Coding sequences within:
- a CDS encoding S1 RNA-binding domain-containing protein, whose product is MALEVGNIVEGVVTGITNFGAFVTLPGGQTGLVHISEVADAYVKDIKDYLKENDKTRVKIISLDKNGKIGLSIRQVKNDGPRRRGRRDRRETSMSFEDKLARFLKESDERQSDLKRSTDEKRGGRGSPRRNVDNVRAW